Proteins encoded within one genomic window of Candidatus Brocadiia bacterium:
- a CDS encoding O-antigen ligase family protein, with product MIERIPRFFGQIIEAVWLMALVIIPLFFNPYSSRIFEADKTYILISVFFLLSAFMVVSRIAHEPRPIPNKGFVWLAIGFGIVYWISSALALAPETSFGGFYLREEGWLTLVSYIFIFLVIVYHLKSSDQIKRLVTTAILTGLVVALYGLFQRFGIDTVPWASNVASRVTTTFGNPIFAGAYLIMVIPLALARLIGHIKLRQMPQIMVYSLVLIIQAWCVVATQSRGPFIGLVAGIFFFAVLYGIINGYRKLIISTAVVVVLIGIFAVLLNINNSPLDPVKTYLGRLGEMTQSETGSGKVRLLIWEGAVAILKAEPARIFFGYGLESMFPLYHKYTPASFARYEGSLAVPDHSHNDTFDVLITGGAVGLLVYLGIFALIIYLSLRRLEIIRQSPARFRMICLAGILAGLLVPYAITGRMIFLGLGIPFGLLAAIGGWLLLIGFRNPASDNPKPTVNNAVLIIALLAGIIGHFAEIQFGIGVTSTRLYLWVYLALLAILSADTKQEQTDDKTDASPARNYMLFGLIIGLVISIFIFELVKRKFLIEGMPFNFYYIAGTIWALAGLFVVMVHPPKRQGHETGLGTYFNYYVLILLGSGLVAGIFYMVYTSLLGDSTVLAGLINSTYLWFNIILVSIALLLPNPEMRPTKGYGWLMALVLILPAFYWSIYLVNLRNIYADMYCRQAENLEKINKFDEAISNYAKAIELAPKVDYFYSSSALARTYQKAGRYEDASKTLQKARTINPLNPFHVSAIARLYSDWAEQQFKNKPDEYSSKLNTSLKYYDQLAVITPNSPQVEREQGDVYRQMGNYPEAIARYKAALAKDDRVGLTWLVLGKAYQQNNIILMIEAYEKSCGLGIRQARTELGRLGEEYFNSGRYDDSIAANLALSRLEPKEYQHYHNLSVVYNKTGNKTEALKYNLKALEFVPPDKKQIVEKFGQDLK from the coding sequence ATGATAGAAAGAATCCCCCGTTTCTTCGGACAAATTATCGAAGCCGTTTGGCTGATGGCGCTGGTAATCATCCCGCTCTTTTTCAACCCTTATTCGTCGCGCATCTTCGAGGCCGATAAGACCTACATCCTGATTTCAGTATTTTTCCTTCTGTCCGCTTTTATGGTAGTCAGCCGCATCGCCCACGAACCGCGGCCGATACCGAATAAAGGCTTTGTCTGGCTGGCCATAGGCTTTGGTATAGTCTACTGGATATCGTCGGCACTGGCGCTGGCGCCCGAGACCAGCTTCGGCGGGTTTTACCTGCGCGAGGAAGGCTGGCTGACGCTGGTCAGCTATATCTTTATCTTCCTGGTAATAGTCTATCATCTTAAGAGCTCGGACCAGATAAAGCGTCTGGTCACCACCGCCATACTGACAGGCCTGGTGGTGGCGCTTTACGGCCTGTTCCAGCGGTTCGGCATAGACACAGTTCCCTGGGCGTCTAACGTGGCCAGCCGGGTAACCACTACTTTCGGCAATCCGATATTCGCCGGCGCTTACCTGATAATGGTCATACCGCTGGCCCTGGCCCGCCTGATTGGCCATATTAAACTGCGCCAGATGCCGCAGATTATGGTTTACAGCCTGGTACTGATTATCCAGGCCTGGTGCGTGGTGGCTACCCAGAGCCGCGGCCCGTTCATCGGCCTGGTCGCGGGCATATTTTTCTTCGCGGTGCTCTACGGGATAATAAACGGTTACCGGAAACTCATTATTTCAACGGCGGTCGTGGTGGTCTTAATCGGAATATTCGCAGTACTACTGAATATCAATAACTCACCTCTGGACCCAGTCAAGACGTATCTAGGCCGGCTGGGAGAAATGACCCAGTCCGAAACCGGCAGCGGCAAGGTCCGGTTGCTGATATGGGAAGGCGCGGTGGCAATACTTAAGGCCGAACCGGCCCGGATATTTTTCGGCTACGGGCTGGAGTCGATGTTCCCGCTCTATCACAAATACACCCCGGCATCGTTCGCCAGATACGAGGGCTCGCTGGCCGTGCCGGACCACTCGCATAACGACACCTTTGACGTGCTGATTACCGGCGGCGCGGTCGGGCTATTGGTTTATCTAGGCATCTTTGCGCTGATTATATATTTGAGCCTGCGCCGGCTGGAAATAATCCGGCAGTCCCCTGCCCGGTTCAGGATGATTTGCCTGGCCGGGATACTGGCCGGGTTATTGGTGCCCTACGCCATTACCGGCCGGATGATATTCCTGGGTCTGGGCATACCTTTCGGATTACTGGCGGCCATTGGCGGCTGGCTGTTGCTTATCGGATTCCGGAATCCAGCATCGGACAACCCCAAGCCGACCGTCAATAACGCCGTGCTGATTATCGCCTTGCTGGCCGGAATAATCGGGCATTTTGCAGAGATACAGTTCGGCATCGGAGTCACCTCGACCAGATTATATCTCTGGGTCTACCTGGCCCTGCTGGCCATACTCTCGGCTGATACAAAGCAGGAACAAACCGATGACAAAACCGACGCATCACCGGCCAGGAATTATATGCTGTTCGGACTAATTATCGGGCTGGTCATTTCAATATTCATATTCGAGCTGGTCAAGCGCAAGTTTCTGATCGAGGGAATGCCTTTTAATTTCTATTATATCGCCGGAACTATCTGGGCGCTGGCCGGATTGTTCGTGGTCATGGTCCATCCGCCCAAACGGCAGGGACACGAGACCGGCCTAGGGACATATTTCAACTACTATGTTTTGATTCTTTTAGGCAGCGGCCTGGTTGCCGGAATATTCTACATGGTATATACCAGCCTACTGGGCGATTCGACCGTGCTGGCCGGATTGATTAATTCCACATATCTGTGGTTCAATATCATTCTGGTGTCCATAGCTCTCCTGTTACCTAATCCAGAAATGCGCCCTACCAAAGGCTATGGATGGCTGATGGCGCTGGTTTTGATATTACCGGCCTTCTACTGGTCGATATATCTTGTTAACCTCAGGAATATCTACGCCGATATGTATTGCCGCCAGGCCGAGAACCTGGAGAAAATCAATAAGTTCGACGAAGCCATCAGCAATTACGCCAAGGCAATAGAGCTGGCGCCTAAAGTGGATTACTTTTATTCTTCATCAGCCCTAGCCCGGACATACCAGAAAGCTGGCAGATATGAGGATGCCTCGAAAACCCTGCAGAAGGCTCGGACGATTAACCCGCTCAACCCGTTCCACGTCTCGGCTATTGCCAGGCTTTATTCCGATTGGGCCGAACAACAGTTCAAGAACAAACCTGATGAATATTCGTCCAAGCTTAATACTTCTCTGAAATATTATGACCAGCTGGCCGTCATAACACCCAACAGCCCGCAGGTCGAGCGCGAGCAAGGCGATGTCTACCGCCAGATGGGCAATTATCCGGAAGCCATCGCCCGGTATAAAGCGGCCTTGGCCAAGGATGACCGGGTCGGATTAACCTGGCTGGTTCTGGGTAAGGCTTACCAGCAGAATAATATCATCTTGATGATTGAAGCATACGAAAAATCCTGCGGGTTGGGCATCAGGCAAGCCCGGACGGAACTGGGCAGGCTGGGCGAGGAGTATTTTAACAGCGGGCGATATGATGATTCGATTGCCGCCAACCTGGCGTTATCACGGCTGGAACCGAAAGAATACCAGCATTATCACAATCTGTCTGTAGTCTATAACAAAACCGGCAATAAAACAGAAGCCCTGAAGTATAACCTTAAAGCGCTGGAATTTGTGCCGCCGGACAAGAAACAAATAGTCGAGAAGTTCGGCCAAGACCTAAAATAA
- a CDS encoding transglutaminase domain-containing protein: protein MRKVINYIVVICAICVLWSGCGSGNVKVSVAKPVTAAVVVPSGWQELVPAEYHQQFEAALLLAGDNRETLIGVLKTIPPEQRPGAAFLISTMTYPDLVAISKDVLLEDITYAYKVKAQYPWMKNMPEDIFQHYVLPYRCAEEPISAYRKYFYGQLDPIIGQCKDMADVVHQVNLWLGAPKPDGRSRVRFVSTEERDQSPLSTLKSGYGRCEEMMIIYMSAARSVGIPCRSSWTPYWAICDNNHAWAEVWVDGNWKPIGGCEPGTPWFEHPAKRAAAVYSVKIGPPAQSDLLHKSFGGGCMINSTPNYSKTCTVNVTVSADSKPVSGVTAAFAVFNWGSFRPVGTKITDKDGKASFIVGIGEYFLSAGNDTGRAWQVVRTEPDKTLELKLELEPNAAPDGYVFLRYPTAEEARVSFTASNLAPTVTTPLTPTRPAPMEIHYFEEFSLARHSDVMALLEGAPEKDTVVQKLVSAGGNWPEIVNAIKECKPELKSDLFWLIGRLAHLEAIEVTKEFLLDNVNCAANARPMAVIKVPDDIYRAYVLSPSFQYLHITNWRKELRTKFTLTKSEWKDYSVAMTSVPILADSITTTANAVNEWVQNNIKVKSELSGRFSYTPSPLDTFRSKVGDPYGVAVFTAGLLRTLGVPAQVKNDWVEFWDGANWLPLYPHDLKNFANTQRNEATASEYDVKPAGLRMNLFRKGAPDTNPWEKIAISRFQNGYWGYLEWRELKHSGKWVGIPPGTYLITAGVRNSNGDAMVYCKQLEFKSGEGVVLDIPLDIPLDKLPESDRVVRKLDKVPMFELPDLEGKMYNLTETLKTKGVILAFFSLDNEPSIRMLPLIDDITDYIGRTAGQSVTNIFEIVGIYVDPEGKDKLVTDGRLKSLRMPILLDTKQAVVKQFIPDFDKNKSQYLPSTLLISPTTLYAEGNEQSKIEPKILVWEEGYNMAIQNTIGNAVRILLLSIHRMPDSWSRRSERPVEPKITVQPLNIGPDYAGEADKLYKAGDYQKSLELYTKALEYNPDDAGLWYNIACDCALLGKVDDGINALKKALEYGYSELHWMDNDPDLATLRKDPRYKDLRK from the coding sequence ATGCGTAAAGTAATCAACTACATCGTTGTTATCTGTGCTATCTGTGTTCTATGGTCAGGCTGTGGAAGCGGAAATGTGAAAGTGAGCGTGGCTAAGCCGGTTACCGCCGCTGTTGTTGTGCCCAGCGGTTGGCAGGAGTTGGTGCCGGCTGAATACCACCAGCAGTTCGAGGCGGCCCTGTTACTGGCCGGGGACAACCGGGAAACGCTCATCGGCGTGCTCAAGACCATACCGCCGGAACAGCGCCCGGGCGCGGCATTCCTGATTTCGACCATGACCTACCCGGACCTGGTGGCTATAAGCAAAGACGTCCTGCTGGAGGACATCACCTACGCCTACAAGGTCAAAGCGCAGTATCCCTGGATGAAGAATATGCCCGAGGATATCTTCCAGCACTATGTTCTGCCGTATCGCTGCGCTGAGGAGCCGATATCGGCCTATCGCAAGTATTTCTACGGCCAGCTCGACCCGATAATCGGGCAGTGTAAAGACATGGCTGACGTGGTCCACCAGGTCAACCTCTGGCTGGGCGCGCCCAAGCCGGACGGCCGGTCACGGGTCAGGTTTGTATCAACCGAGGAACGCGACCAGAGTCCGCTGTCTACGCTCAAGTCCGGTTACGGCCGTTGCGAAGAGATGATGATTATCTATATGTCGGCGGCCCGTTCGGTAGGAATTCCCTGCCGTTCGTCCTGGACGCCTTACTGGGCCATCTGCGACAACAACCACGCCTGGGCCGAGGTCTGGGTGGATGGGAACTGGAAGCCCATCGGCGGTTGCGAGCCGGGCACGCCCTGGTTCGAGCATCCGGCCAAGCGCGCCGCCGCGGTCTATTCGGTCAAAATAGGACCGCCGGCCCAGTCGGACCTGCTCCACAAATCATTCGGCGGCGGCTGTATGATAAACTCCACGCCCAACTATTCAAAGACCTGCACTGTTAATGTAACGGTCAGCGCCGACAGCAAACCGGTCTCCGGCGTGACCGCCGCATTCGCCGTGTTTAACTGGGGCAGTTTCCGGCCCGTCGGCACCAAGATTACCGACAAAGACGGCAAGGCCTCGTTCATCGTCGGCATCGGCGAATATTTCCTCTCGGCCGGCAACGATACCGGCCGGGCCTGGCAGGTGGTCCGGACCGAACCGGACAAGACCCTGGAGTTGAAGCTGGAACTTGAGCCCAACGCCGCTCCGGACGGCTATGTCTTCCTGCGCTATCCGACGGCCGAAGAGGCACGTGTCAGTTTCACCGCATCCAACCTGGCCCCGACCGTGACCACGCCGCTGACCCCGACCCGGCCGGCGCCGATGGAGATACACTACTTTGAGGAGTTCAGCCTGGCCAGACATTCGGATGTGATGGCTCTGCTCGAAGGCGCACCGGAAAAGGATACCGTGGTTCAGAAACTTGTTTCGGCCGGCGGCAACTGGCCGGAAATCGTTAATGCCATAAAAGAATGCAAGCCGGAGCTCAAGTCCGACCTGTTCTGGCTGATAGGGCGGCTGGCGCACCTGGAGGCCATAGAGGTGACCAAGGAATTCCTGCTGGATAACGTCAACTGCGCTGCGAATGCTCGTCCAATGGCTGTGATAAAAGTGCCTGATGATATATACAGGGCATATGTTCTCAGCCCTTCGTTCCAGTATCTGCATATCACTAACTGGAGGAAAGAATTACGAACTAAGTTTACTTTAACTAAGAGTGAATGGAAAGATTATAGCGTTGCCATGACTTCTGTTCCGATACTTGCTGATTCCATAACTACAACTGCTAATGCGGTCAATGAATGGGTTCAGAATAATATCAAGGTCAAGAGCGAGTTATCCGGCAGGTTCTCGTATACGCCCAGCCCGCTGGACACCTTTCGCAGCAAGGTCGGCGACCCGTACGGAGTGGCCGTGTTCACCGCCGGACTGCTCCGGACCCTAGGCGTGCCGGCACAGGTCAAGAACGACTGGGTTGAGTTCTGGGATGGGGCAAATTGGTTGCCGCTCTATCCGCACGACCTCAAGAACTTTGCCAATACCCAGCGCAATGAAGCCACCGCCTCCGAATATGACGTCAAGCCGGCCGGCTTGAGGATGAACCTTTTCAGGAAAGGTGCACCCGATACCAACCCCTGGGAAAAGATTGCCATCAGCCGCTTCCAGAACGGCTACTGGGGATACCTGGAATGGCGCGAGCTCAAGCACTCGGGCAAGTGGGTCGGCATACCGCCCGGCACATACCTCATCACTGCCGGCGTGCGCAACTCCAACGGCGACGCCATGGTCTACTGCAAACAGCTGGAATTCAAGTCCGGAGAGGGCGTGGTCCTGGACATCCCGCTGGATATTCCGCTCGATAAACTGCCGGAATCAGATAGGGTGGTGCGCAAACTGGACAAGGTGCCGATGTTCGAACTGCCTGACCTGGAAGGCAAAATGTATAATTTGACCGAGACGCTCAAAACTAAAGGAGTGATTTTAGCCTTTTTTTCTTTAGATAATGAGCCATCCATTCGGATGCTTCCTCTAATTGATGATATAACTGATTATATTGGGAGAACCGCGGGACAGAGTGTAACAAACATTTTTGAGATAGTAGGTATTTATGTGGATCCTGAAGGGAAGGATAAGCTCGTTACTGATGGGCGATTAAAATCATTAAGAATGCCGATTCTTCTGGATACTAAGCAAGCGGTAGTAAAGCAGTTTATTCCTGACTTTGATAAGAATAAGTCTCAATATTTACCTTCGACTTTGTTAATTAGTCCTACCACACTTTATGCCGAGGGCAATGAGCAAAGTAAAATCGAGCCGAAAATCTTAGTGTGGGAAGAGGGGTATAATATGGCTATACAGAATACCATTGGGAATGCAGTCAGGATACTTTTGTTGTCAATACATCGTATGCCAGATAGTTGGAGTCGGCGGTCGGAGCGACCAGTAGAGCCCAAAATCACGGTCCAGCCGCTCAACATCGGGCCGGACTACGCCGGCGAAGCGGACAAGCTTTACAAGGCCGGGGATTACCAGAAGTCGCTGGAGCTCTACACCAAGGCGCTGGAGTATAATCCGGACGACGCCGGGCTGTGGTACAACATCGCTTGCGACTGCGCTCTGCTGGGCAAGGTCGACGACGGTATCAACGCCCTGAAGAAGGCGCTGGAATACGGCTACAGCGAGTTGCACTGGATGGACAACGACCCGGACCTGGCCACCCTGCGTAAGGACCCGCGCTATAAGGATTTGCGTAAGTAA
- a CDS encoding sigma-70 family RNA polymerase sigma factor, protein MSENIDVLLVQQAQAGHKPSYDELVRRHYRLAWSVAYGIVPETARVEEIVQEAFLKAWRSLASLRQPDNFRSWLVTIARNSAFRCYNELQKERQTQGLSDNTPESITLDEADKDGLRQQLHQAICELPDKYRTPITLRYLEGLSYGQIAEELELTDGSLRGLLNRGMKLLRETVKISG, encoded by the coding sequence ATGTCTGAGAATATAGATGTTTTATTGGTGCAACAGGCCCAGGCCGGGCATAAACCGTCCTATGACGAATTGGTTCGGCGGCATTACCGGCTGGCCTGGTCCGTGGCCTACGGCATCGTCCCGGAAACGGCCCGGGTCGAGGAAATCGTCCAGGAGGCGTTCCTCAAGGCCTGGCGTTCGCTGGCATCCCTGCGCCAGCCGGACAATTTTAGGAGCTGGCTGGTGACCATCGCCCGGAACAGCGCCTTCCGCTGTTATAACGAACTGCAAAAGGAGCGTCAGACCCAGGGTCTGTCCGACAATACGCCTGAGTCGATAACGCTCGATGAGGCCGATAAGGACGGGCTCCGGCAACAACTGCATCAGGCCATTTGCGAACTGCCCGACAAATACCGGACGCCCATTACTCTGCGCTACCTGGAAGGCCTGTCCTATGGGCAGATAGCCGAGGAGCTGGAGCTGACCGACGGTTCGTTGAGAGGATTATTAAACCGGGGAATGAAATTACTGCGGGAAACGGTAAAGATAAGCGGATGA
- a CDS encoding DUF4349 domain-containing protein, translated as MNNDTHKWFEELIEVYLADGLQGDELSRFKAHYSDCAGCCRALDDARQLDKALIEALSEDRAPEELPARISAAIAEERTYPMPNGIRGLLGGVFGKLYQYRLAGGLTVATLVLMFFMAIVPMLEARSMMHVMASPSPDMGKTWWQKSYEKYTGNASNAYTAMDVAQTGLGHTSVWAGTEMMLFGGVGKKNKGLSPAATPVREMNGMLCLENMAPGDAMADEKNMAEEYENSEKLLKGQAVYDSIAVGGGMGGAVGRSGGKRASAKSDSMDKNKDGRLAAGYVVGETGDVANSLAVLNPSAAILATNDQLLINRKIIKSGSLQFEVEIYEVAYQKVVVVLTQENGYIASSQSSKLANGKVQGEIVIRVLPERFDSVVVKLKSLGELKNQQVDSQDITKQYVDLQARLKNSQALEERLVKLMDKKGEVKDLLSVEKEMAATREKIEQLQGEIKYYDNMVSLSTIRLSLSEKDIAKPFEYVQTQSANLVITVPDVITAYQQAQAMVLGFKGQVAEAQVTNQNERAIGTVRAFADADQFANLLEQLKSLGEVKSAVTEQKQSAPQGVVGDPNTPVRKERGLVNLTLNLPAGRYIQTRAARIEVEAADVDAVYAKAQSMAQSASAKITNGKIDHQTDGVRAVLSLQIEADKFKPLMDSLKGLGKVLASDVSENQVSDGVDPKSLIPAPVRKEPGAIELAITSPSKFVSQEYGFMATIKSLVRGGIGALLFSLEAIVVFLLTVGPWVLLIIAIYVLIKKVWGKKK; from the coding sequence ATGAATAACGACACGCACAAATGGTTCGAGGAGCTCATCGAGGTCTACCTGGCCGACGGCCTGCAGGGAGATGAGCTGTCCCGCTTCAAGGCGCATTATTCGGACTGCGCCGGTTGCTGCCGGGCGCTGGACGATGCCCGACAACTGGACAAAGCATTGATTGAAGCATTATCGGAAGACCGGGCGCCGGAAGAATTGCCCGCCAGAATATCCGCGGCCATCGCGGAAGAAAGGACCTATCCTATGCCAAACGGAATAAGAGGCCTGCTCGGGGGAGTGTTCGGAAAACTGTACCAATACCGCCTGGCCGGCGGCCTGACCGTGGCCACGCTGGTATTGATGTTCTTTATGGCCATCGTGCCGATGCTCGAGGCCCGGAGCATGATGCATGTTATGGCTTCGCCTTCGCCGGATATGGGCAAGACCTGGTGGCAGAAGTCATACGAGAAATACACCGGCAATGCCTCCAACGCCTACACGGCCATGGATGTGGCGCAAACTGGACTTGGTCATACAAGTGTTTGGGCCGGAACTGAAATGATGTTATTTGGCGGGGTGGGTAAGAAAAACAAAGGATTATCACCTGCGGCTACGCCTGTAAGAGAAATGAATGGCATGCTGTGTCTTGAAAATATGGCCCCCGGAGATGCCATGGCAGATGAGAAGAATATGGCTGAAGAATATGAGAACTCCGAAAAACTTCTTAAGGGTCAAGCCGTGTATGATTCCATCGCTGTCGGCGGCGGAATGGGCGGAGCTGTTGGCAGGTCCGGTGGTAAGAGGGCCTCGGCAAAATCAGATTCTATGGATAAGAACAAAGACGGTCGTCTTGCAGCTGGTTATGTGGTTGGTGAGACCGGAGACGTGGCTAATTCACTGGCGGTGCTGAACCCGTCCGCGGCCATACTGGCCACCAACGACCAACTGCTCATCAACCGCAAGATTATCAAGTCCGGCTCGCTCCAATTCGAGGTGGAAATCTACGAGGTCGCCTACCAGAAAGTGGTGGTGGTCCTGACCCAGGAGAACGGCTACATCGCCTCATCCCAGAGCAGTAAGCTGGCCAACGGCAAGGTCCAGGGCGAAATCGTCATCCGCGTCCTGCCCGAACGATTCGACTCGGTTGTGGTTAAGCTCAAATCCTTGGGCGAACTGAAAAACCAGCAGGTCGACAGCCAGGACATCACCAAGCAATACGTCGACCTCCAGGCCCGGCTCAAGAACTCGCAGGCCCTGGAAGAGCGCCTGGTCAAGCTGATGGACAAGAAGGGCGAGGTCAAGGACCTGCTCAGCGTCGAAAAGGAGATGGCCGCCACCCGTGAAAAGATAGAACAGCTCCAGGGCGAGATAAAGTATTACGACAATATGGTATCGCTCTCGACCATCCGGCTGTCGCTGTCCGAGAAAGACATCGCCAAGCCGTTCGAATACGTCCAGACCCAGTCGGCCAACCTGGTCATCACCGTGCCTGACGTCATCACCGCCTACCAGCAGGCCCAGGCCATGGTGCTGGGGTTCAAGGGCCAGGTGGCCGAGGCCCAGGTGACCAACCAGAACGAGCGGGCCATCGGCACGGTCCGGGCATTCGCCGACGCCGACCAGTTTGCCAACCTGCTGGAGCAGTTGAAGTCGCTGGGCGAGGTCAAGTCAGCCGTGACCGAGCAAAAGCAATCCGCGCCGCAGGGCGTGGTGGGCGACCCCAACACCCCGGTGCGCAAGGAACGCGGCTTGGTTAACCTGACCCTGAACCTGCCGGCCGGCCGGTACATCCAGACCCGGGCCGCCAGGATAGAGGTCGAAGCCGCCGACGTTGACGCCGTCTACGCCAAGGCGCAGTCCATGGCACAATCGGCCTCGGCCAAAATCACCAACGGCAAAATCGACCACCAGACCGATGGCGTTCGGGCGGTGCTGTCGCTCCAGATAGAGGCCGATAAGTTCAAGCCATTGATGGACAGCCTCAAAGGCCTGGGCAAGGTCCTGGCATCGGACGTCAGCGAGAACCAGGTATCCGACGGGGTCGACCCCAAGAGCCTCATCCCAGCCCCGGTGCGTAAAGAGCCCGGCGCCATTGAATTGGCTATCACCAGCCCGAGCAAGTTCGTCTCCCAGGAATACGGGTTCATGGCCACCATCAAGAGCCTGGTCCGGGGCGGTATCGGCGCTCTGCTTTTCTCGCTCGAGGCCATTGTCGTCTTCCTGCTCACGGTCGGGCCGTGGGTGCTCTTGATTATCGCCATCTATGTCCTGATAAAGAAGGTCTGGGGCAAGAAGAAATAA
- a CDS encoding tetratricopeptide repeat protein has product MEKVAKAWAIACFLFIASFLLVLLADDDVAKAFLTKGDEAMKKGDTARALELYQKAAKESPGMPEAHFKCGEAYNKSGEKVKSRASFKKCIALVSETTLATPAMKEFKKKAEDQLVNLDVSRKEGRVIEQEYIKELINFTKKTRTRDNYLTEKAIKTVLAVDPSNAEAQKMIDEIKAGAIFQRWEPILTDPDMSGWDALGERADWKSGKENEITISTNDSVMISRNKTILENNYAFSLDFKIEKDLARSYGIGLILGIRRTVNLMPLFIFSQNDLRLCRVPPNSSKPEDVKWDKLPDFYKRFDWNNLRAEVENGALKVYINDKLAMEYKSPDKTVFNGEIGLWAQNCNATFANLKYQKR; this is encoded by the coding sequence ATGGAAAAAGTTGCAAAAGCGTGGGCTATAGCTTGTTTTTTATTCATTGCCTCATTTTTACTTGTTTTGCTGGCCGATGATGATGTAGCTAAGGCGTTTTTGACCAAAGGCGATGAGGCGATGAAGAAAGGTGATACCGCGCGCGCCCTGGAATTGTACCAAAAGGCGGCCAAAGAATCACCGGGCATGCCCGAGGCCCACTTTAAGTGTGGTGAGGCCTACAACAAGTCAGGCGAAAAGGTCAAAAGCCGCGCCTCGTTTAAAAAATGCATTGCGCTTGTCAGCGAAACGACCCTGGCCACTCCAGCTATGAAAGAGTTTAAGAAGAAGGCCGAAGATCAGTTGGTGAATCTTGATGTCTCGCGCAAAGAAGGACGTGTCATTGAACAGGAATACATCAAGGAACTTATTAATTTCACCAAGAAGACAAGGACCAGGGATAACTACCTGACTGAAAAAGCCATCAAGACGGTTCTGGCTGTTGACCCGTCCAACGCTGAGGCGCAGAAGATGATAGATGAAATCAAGGCCGGCGCTATTTTCCAGCGCTGGGAGCCTATCCTAACGGACCCGGACATGTCCGGCTGGGACGCGCTGGGTGAAAGGGCGGACTGGAAATCCGGAAAGGAAAACGAGATTACCATCTCTACCAACGACTCGGTCATGATTTCCCGCAACAAAACGATATTGGAGAATAATTATGCCTTTTCACTTGACTTTAAGATTGAAAAGGATCTGGCCCGGAGCTATGGCATCGGCTTGATTCTCGGAATCCGGCGGACCGTGAACCTGATGCCCTTGTTCATCTTCAGCCAGAACGACCTACGCCTTTGCCGGGTTCCGCCCAACAGCTCCAAGCCGGAAGATGTCAAATGGGACAAACTGCCGGACTTTTACAAGCGCTTTGACTGGAACAACCTCAGGGCCGAGGTGGAGAACGGAGCCCTGAAAGTCTACATAAACGACAAACTGGCGATGGAATATAAGTCGCCGGATAAAACTGTTTTTAACGGAGAAATAGGATTATGGGCGCAGAATTGCAACGCGACTTTCGCCAATCTAAAATACCAGAAAAGATAG